In Prinia subflava isolate CZ2003 ecotype Zambia chromosome 8, Cam_Psub_1.2, whole genome shotgun sequence, the genomic window GGGCTGCAGGCACAAGCCCCTTTCTGGAGCACACTCCCTTGTTCAGAGTCCTATTGTTCTGCATGTGGTCCCCCAGCCCGAGGTCCCGGTCTCCCCCAGTCACTGCATGGCACCGTAACTGGTGTTTgcacattttttccctctttctctcttttttcccctttccccaaACAATCCAGGCCACGTGTCTCCTCATCCTGTCTTTCCTTTTGGTTTCCGCATTGTCTCCCGCCATGGTGATGaagctccttctcctcctcatccttTTTGTTGTCTTGTAGTTCTTTACTGTTTCGGAGAcccattgttttgttttctggcttttttttcttcccgcTCTTTTGGTTTGTTCTCATTAACTTGCCCACGCATGCAGCAGCCTGATTTTAGGGACGCCGACCCTTTCCGCATGCCCCACGCCAAGGACACGGACCCCGCACATCCCCGGAGCTACAGAGCCTGCCGGGCTGAGGAGAACGACTCCTACGCCACCGAGGtatggcacaggcagggagccACGTCCCCTTGGccagcggggctggggacagggctgtgggacagggtTGGCCCTTTCGagagctggggacaagggaagctgcagagcctggtcagggaggggcacagggacGTGCAGCTCACCTTTGCCATGCCCTTCCCGGGCTGTTACagatgaaggagctgcagctggtgctgtCAGAGGCCAACGAGAGCCTgcgggggctgcaggagcagctctcacaggagaggcagctgaggaaGGACGAGGTGGACAACTTCTCACAGAAGATCTGCCAGGTGAGTGAGTAACAGCCTCTGCCCCTGGGAGACAGCTGTCCTCAACCCATGGcactccagccccagccctaCGACCCACGTGGGGACCCGGGTGTCACTGGGGAGCACACACACTGAGACTGCTGAGCACACACACCATGTCTCATTTTCAGGAGCTGAGCACACTCCTCCTTGCACATGGGCATGGAGCCATGCAGGGCTTCCCCCGGGACTGCCCCAAcggccctgctgtccccagcatgCTGCCAGGGTGGTGCAGGTTCCCTGGATCAGGATATGGGGCTGGCACCAGGCTAAGCTCAGACCCTGGTGGGGAGGCATCATGTCACTGCCACCAgggcctgtcctggagccacTCGTCTCTCCACAGCTGAAGGAGGACCACCAGAAAGCACTGCTGCGACGGGAGTTtgagctgcagagcctgaaCCTGCAGAGGCGGCTGGAGCAGAAGTTCTGGAGCCAGGAAAAGAACCTGCTGGTGCAGGAGTCACAGCAGTTCAGGCAGagcttcctcctgctcttcatGAAGCTCAAGTGGTTCCTCAAGCGCTGGCGCCAGGGCAAGGTGGTGCACAACGAGGGCGAGGACTTTTTGGAGGTACAGTGGGCTGCCACGGAGGGGAGACCACACTGCTGGGTGTGTCCCTCATGCCTGtttgccctgcccagggctcttTGGGTGTCCCCCATCCCTGGCCAGGGGCTGTGAGTCCCCATCTCACCCCAGCCATGGTGTCACCCACAGGTGAACAGCATGAAGGAGCTGTacctgctgctggaagaggaggagctCGCCCCGCAGCAACAGGCAGACAACAAGATGTGTGCCGGGGACACCTGGACCCCCAACACGGTGAGCAGGGTCCCCACGAGCCCAGGGGGTGGATCAGGGTAGGATCAgcccctgctgtggctgtgtggcaCAGGATGGTGGCTCCTCTCGGGGTGCGTGGCTGAGTGGGGATGCTCCTCCCCAGCATATCACCCCTGAGGATGGTCCCCTGCCCTGGTGGCTTCCCCTGCCCCTcaccctggcagcagcctgcagagaggGCAGCTCCCACAGAGTCCCACCCTGATGGGTGTGTtcaccctgctctcctgcagcccaaCGAGTGCATCAAGACTCTGGCAGACATGAAGGTGACCCTGAAGGAGCTGTGCACGGAGCTGCGGGAGGAGCGGCGCGGTGCCAgcgagctgcagcagcagttcacCAAGGCCAAGGCTGCCTGGGAGATGGAGCGTGCTGAGCTCAAGTGCCACATTGCCCAGGTGGGAgccccaggcacccccagggctggcagagcttcCCCAAGCCTATTGGGGGGCTGGGggcctgcctgtgccctgtgccaagcgctgggctgggagcagggtggCACTGTGGGAATCTTAATTAGCAGCCACTCAGGCAGGAGAGTTTCCATGGCAACAGGGCTGGCATGGAAATCCAactgtggagcagcagaggatgcTCTTTATTCCTCTGTGGGGAgggtgggatgggacaggggcTCAGTGTCCCTCCTGAGGCcaggcagctgagagcagcatcAGAGCCCACCTCTCCCCCACCCCAGGTCACAGCACAGGATCCTTGCAGATGCTGCAAAAGAAATGCatggctgcagggaaggcaggaggtgGAGGCAGGGCAGTCTGGGCACTGGGGGAAGCTCCTGCCTGTAGGATGAGTCCCATCAGTCTttcagccctgccctcccagtgCTGAGAGGTTTCCATTCacactgtgctggcagcagcccatggctgtacaccagctctgctccccagcacagacaccagCACTTTCCAGCAGGATTTCTCCTGGCACAGCATGAGTCCCCAGTTCCCACATCTCCTCCTCAAAAGCGAGCAGAGCAGCCGTGGTGGCAGCACCCCAGTGGTGCTGCATCCTtaggggctgccctggcagcactgcaggtgatgctgcccctctccaggagccatgtcctgcaggcaggagcacagccaggcaggcaggacattcagcctgtgtcctgctgggtgACCatctgctgggctggctggcaTGACGTGGCTGCAAGCCAGGGCTGGCCATGGCttggctgtgccatgggcaAACCATGTGTGTGTCACATCCTTGGGGACATGCTtactgcccagcctggcagcacaggacTGGCACTGGCCAGCGGgatgcctgcagccctgcctgtttGCTGGAGATGCCCAGCACCATGCCAGGGCCGTGGGTCCCTCAGAGCCACCACCGTGTCCCCACAGCTGGAGTCAAAGGCAGGCAAAGGGATCGCGGAGCGTGCGCTGCCAGACTGGAAGGTGGCACTGAAGAGGGAGCGTGAGGAGCACCAGCATCTCCTGGCAGAGTCCTACAGCGCTGTCATGGACCTCACCAAGCAGCTGCAGATCAGCGAGAAGAACTGGAACCAGGAGAAGGTAGAGCTGCTGGCTCGCTtcaaggaggagcagcagcaggcagagcagcaagtGAAGGACCTGCAGAACAAACTTAACCAGGTATGGTGTCCCCCATCCTGGACGTgtcctccagcctctgctgcttgCCCCAAGAATGTTTCATGCTTTTGCTTGCCCAGAGAGGGTCACATTGCACCTGTTGAGTGACAAATACATTCTCCAGTTGCAGAAAGGATCCAATCCATGGGCATTGAAGCACTCTGAAATGGAGAAGCACGGCAGCAACTGGAAGGAGGTGGGTAAGATAGGGTGGAGCGCTCTCAGGATGCTCTTAGGGCTCAGGTCTGTGCTGAGGATTAGATGGGAGGATGTGTGAACCCCAATTAACACCCCCTTAAACAGCAAATGAGGCTGAAAGGGAGAGCACCAGGAGAATGAGAGCGTGAAGGGCATGGTTGAACCCCTAGAGCTTCTGTGGGGTTATAAAAGGCTGATTTTAAATAGATGTAGTTGCAGCAAGCCCTGTGCTATGCCTCAGTGTGTGGGAAGCTGGTGGTgccagaggggagcaggaggcagcccctgagctccagcccatCTCTGTGCCCTGGTCCTGTGCTTGCTGACCCTGGAGCTTTCTCCTGTGCCCTCCTAGGCTCTCAATGAGAAAATCACAGACAAGGAGACAATCTCTGAAGCAGAAGCCAAGGGAACCAACCTCAAAAGGTGAGTGTGCTGGTGTCTCCATGGTCCCTGGAACATAGAGGGGGCCTTTGGGCTTGACATCCCTGAGAGTCACGGGGAGATGCAACCATGTTCCAGGGTAGTCCTGGAAGCAAACGGCtccctgtgaggagcagaacTGGGTGCCCTGTAAGGTCCCATtgaggggagagcagagtgCCTCAGCTATCCCccaaccccctgccctgccccctTTTGATCCCCATCCTCTCTCCTCCCACAGGACCAAGTCTGTTTCCTCCATGTCAGAGTTTGAAAGCTTGCTCGACTGTTCTCCCTACCTCCCTGGAAAaacagtgccagggctgggtgacCACGCCCGGGGCAAAAAGGCATCCTCAACCACCCAGATGCTGCCCAACGGGATCCGGGACAGCGCCAGCCTTCCTCCCTCAAAGTGTACATATGTGAATATCGAACAGCCTGCCCCTGACGGCCTGGCCAAGGAGAAGCTGGGCATTTCCTCCTGGGACTACTCACGGGCAAGCAGCCTCTCCGGGCACGACCCAGCCCAGAAACAAATCCAGAGGAGCTACACGGCGCCTGACAAGACAGGGATCCGCATCTACTACAGCCCGCCGGTGGTGCGGCGGCTGGAGGCGCCCCTGGTGCACAACAAGGAGGGCAAGATCATGATCGAGCCCGGGTTCTTGTTCACCATGGCCAAGCCGAAGGAGCCGGAGCAGTCGGCCAGCGCCGAGGGCACCTACAGCCAGTGGCTGTGCAACTtctccaagcagcagcaggagctgctggacagcGGCGCGGGGGAGAGCGCGGTGCCGCCGGTGCCGCGCTTCCCGCCCTCGCTGCACGACCTGGAGATCTCCGGCAACATGAGCGACGACATGAAGGAGATCACCAACTGCGTGCGCCAGGCCATCCGCTCCAGCTCGCTCGAGAGGAAGGTGAAGAGCACCTCCAGCCAGACAGTGGGGCTGGCCCACGTGGGCACACAGACCATCCAGACGGTGAGCGTGGGCCTCCAGACCGACCTGCCCCGCGCTGCCGGCGTGCACGGCAAGAGCTGGTCCCCGCGCAGCTCCTCCCTCGTGTCCGTGCGCAGCAAGCAgatctcctcctccctggataAGGTCCACTCCAGGATCGAGCGGCCGTGCTGCTCCCCAAAATACGGCTCTCCAAAGCTCCAGAGGAGGTCCTCCTCCAAGCTGGATGCCTCCAAGGACAGGAGCCTGTGGAACTTGCACCAGAGCAAGCAGAACGGCTCTGCCTGGGCCCGCTCCACCACCACCCGCGACAGCCCCGTGCTCAGCAACATCAATGATGGCCTGTCCAGCCTGTTCAGCGTGGTGGAGCACACGGGCAGCACCGAGTCCATCTGGAAGCCGGGCTGCCCTGAGAGCAGCCGGGCCAAGCCCGAAGCACCCAAGTATGGCCTCGTGCAGGAGTTCTTCAGGAACGTCTGCGGGCGAGCGCAGAGCCCCACTGCCCCCCAGGAGAAGAAGGAGGCCACCGGGGAGGAGAGCAAGAGATCTGAGCACCTCAGCCCCGCCACCCACCACCCGGCCGAAAACATCTCCCGTGTCTTGAACAAGAAGGTCCTCAAGCAGGGCAGCTGCGAGGACCCCAAGCCCTCGTCCCCTGGCCAGGGCAGTAAGGACGCAGCCCTGCGGGACCCCGACCTCATCTCGGCCATGGCCAGCGAGGTAACGAGGCACGGAGCCCCCCGGGGTGTCCCGCCGTGGCGGCGGACAGGATGCCTGAGCCCTCTAACCCCGCTGTGCCCTGTCTATCTTTGCAGGACACGGCGTGTGactgcagctcccagtcccTCACCTCCTGCTTCGCCCGGCCTTCCCGCTCCGCGGTCCGCCACTCCCCCTCCAAGTGCAAACTGCACCCCGCGGACACCCCCAGGGCGGAGGAGAAGCCGGGGCCCTCGAGTGAGTGAGGACGGGGGGCCGGGGGCCGCAGCGTGCCTGCCATCCACTGTCCTGCCGGAAGAGCGCCCGCGCTGAGCCCGCGGGGCCCCTCTCGGAGGTGGCGCGGGCTCATCTGTCTCCTAAACGTCCCCTCGGCCCCGGGGACGCTTACGAAGCAGATGCGGAGCCGGAGGCTGCCGGTGGCCCCGGGATGCGGGGACACCCTGCCAGGGTGGCTGCATGGCCTCCTGCCCGCGCGGAGCCCGCTGCCGGCGCTGGGGGTGCCGGCGGTGCCGCCCCAGTGCGCCGGGAGTGTCAGCGGAGACCGTGCCGTGCCGAGGGCTCGGGGTGCtgagagagggagagcagcCGGGGCAGGCTGCTGCCGtgacagggagggctggggtgcGGCGCAGCGGGGCCGCGGTAGGGAAGCAGTGGCCGAGGGGCGATGGCCGCGGGTGGAGGTGCCGGCCCGGCCGCTGCCCGCCCTGCCGGCGCTCCGGCATCCCGCGGGCCGATCGCCGATTGCCGCGCGGTTGCATCAGCCGCGGGCCGCGTGTGCTTCCCcggcaggaaggaggagggaggctcCCTGTGGtcacccaggctgggctggctgcgGGGCCCTCCCCGgccaccctgctgctctgggggtgctgctgaggcccttctctgctggggagggtccGGGTGGTCCCCGGGCTCCTCCAGCCGCAGCGCCGGGATCGCTGGGTGCACAGCGTGGGGAGAGGTGGCCTGtgcccctgtgtgtgtgcacatccCCTGCTCCCAAGGGCCGTGGTGCCCCTGCCTCGCACCCACCTCCCGGCTTGGGGCACTTGTAGTTATTTCTCCTCCAAGTGCTGAATAtacatatttctctttttttttcttttctttctttttttttttttttcccctcctcttctgGCTCTGCCCAACTCCGGACAGCCTGCAATGTAAAACcaagtgcattttaaaaataccgAAACGAGCTACATTGGAGAGGCACCAATTGGATTAAGAGATTGTGGGTTGGGAGGCTGCAGCGTGGCCGGCGGTCTGCGCCGCGCGTCCCTCCGTCACCACCAGAAAAAGCCTTacccagggagggagggggcagcagccacagcccccacagcactgcagagctcctggggctggggaactgcgacccagccccacacagagcagccttggtgcctctgtgcagctccaggagagaaCAGAGATTTCTGAGGCAGCTGCCTGACCTATTTTCGAGCTGTCTGCCAGGGGCCAGGCAGGGATTCACCCAgatggagctgcctgcaggtgcTCGGGGCTCAGTGCATtgctctggggctgtgtgcCTTGTTCTGGGGGCTCTGTACACTGCTCCAAGGGCTCTGCATTGCTCCAGGGGCTCCGTGCACTGCTCCAAGggctctgcactgctctgaaGCTCTGTACAACACCCCAAGGGCTCTGTGCACTGCTCTGGAGCTCTGTACAGCACCCCAAGGGCTCTGTGCACTGCTCTGGAGCTCTGTACAACACCCCAAGGGCTCTGTGCACTGCTCTGGAGCTCTGTATACTGTTTCCGGGGCCTCTGCATATTGTCATCTCACAGTTTCTCTTGAGAACTGCTGGTGCTGCCGAGgctgctgccctctcctgtCCAGCCACTCGCTGCCCGCAGCATCACTGCCACGTCGCAGCCTCCGTCAGCATCTCCACGACAGCCACTCACTGCCTGTGTCTCCGGACACGCCAGCACCGATGGCCTTTTGCTCCTGCGGCGCCTGGCCGGCCCCTGGGGGACCATTGTCACCCGGGTGGGGGACACTCAGGGCAGGTGCTGCCCACCCTCACCAGCAGCTGGGGccgggctgtgtccctgcctgccacGGAGGAGTCAGGTCCAGCACTGCCACGGGCAATCTCCTGCTGTAAATAGATCCTTTCGGGGTGGTTTTTAGCATTTTCATGGATaattggggttttggtttggtttgtttttttaaaaaaaactctACTCTCTACTTTTTGGAATGTGGTTTCTCATTTTTACAACTGCCTTTTAATTATTTGTAATATTGGTCAGTTCTGTCTTACTCTGTAAATAACGGTGCTGGGCATTTCCCAGGGGGGCTGAGATGAGGCTGGCAAGGAATCTGTGGGGAAAATTTGCTTAAGATGTGGAGGTGGCTGATTCtactccagcccctccatggattctgctcctgcccacctgccagtgcccagcctggggtgAAACCCAAGATGTTCTGGGCAAACCCACGCttgcccctgccctgtcctcctGCTTCCTCTCACCAGCCCATGCCAAGGTCGCATGAagggcacctcctgccctgaTGACAGGCTCTCTGCCCGCCCCATCCTGCACCCCTGTGTCATGCCTGCTTGTTGTGTGATGAATAAAGGCCCTGCAACCCCTCACCCCCACCCTTGGTGCTGCCTTCCCGTGCTGTGGTGGGGGGACCGTGCTGCCTGTCCTGtctggggcagtgctgctgcacagggaggtgTGGGGTGACGtgatcctgtccctcctgctgtcctgcctggTGCCCATCCCACACATGGTGTCCCATCCTCTCCTCACTCACGTGTCTGTCCCTGACGCCATCCCCATGTGCTGACCCCAACTGTGCCACACCACCAGGGCTCTTGTCAGCTCCCGTGGGTCCTCACTGCCAGCATTGCCACCCCACACTAGGCTCCCCTCAGCTCTGCGTTGTCCTCGTGATGCTGGTGTTTCTCACGGCTGCCCTGTGCCATCCCAGCCTGCACACACACCCACATCCCCCTTCCTCTGCTGCCCTTGTGCCCTCGGTTGGACTCTATCTCAGAGATTGTTTCCAaccctaatgattctgtgattccctgatCACCTGCTGGTCCCAGCCTCCCCTAAGGCTCACTCCATTAAACTCTCCCACCCTGAGTCCTCCAT contains:
- the MTCL2 gene encoding microtubule cross-linking factor 2 isoform X1; amino-acid sequence: MEAAPAEPGPPAPPPLPERKKKPQRAPSPARPKEVPGWSLAKGRRGGGGGHPGAAPRLAASAHPHPRRPGGGKDGRPDKRGPAGARAGGKGPAGRGAARPKGRRYGAETAAPAARRTGSGPRSVPGPAPGSGLTDSSSEVSDCSASEEAKLLSLELGLSGSDGESPGSAPPPPPSAGEASPLPEEPSAASVASSRLQLSTSLAFSDLTEELLDAGTDGLLRELEDLRSENDYLKDEIEELRAEMLEMRDVYMEEDVYQLQELRQQLDQASKTCRILQYRLRKAERRSLRVAQTGQVDGELIHSLEQDVKVAKDVSVRLHNELEVVEKKRIRLEEENEDLRQRLIETELAKQVVQNEMDKLRENSLKKRGSRSLGKTEKKPSVQEDSADLKCQLHFAKEESALMCKKLTKLAKENDGMKEELLKYRSLYGDLDSSLSVEELADSPHSREAELKVHLKLVEEEANILSRRIVELEVENRGLRAEMDDMKGQGDRELPGQDTRFLVGVSSCGDAGDTVAELRRHLQFVEEEAELLRRSLLELEDQNKLLLNELTKYKSDHELDVTLSEDSCSVVSEPSQEELATAKVQISELSGKVKKLQYENRVLLSNLQRCDLASCQTTRPMLETDAEAGDSAQCVPTAGWRDGVGGSEADGQDRGLGGGKVPDGPTKLLKPKDLETLLGIRDQATLVSKAIDVLISDANGFTSGLKACLDNECAGVLLGEALGSSGDSPSDAKLMNVLLMRLGVLQQDLGCFVRKVDHLTSGFKEHTDSFPFSSPSSHDVTKEGLQKEHASDFQQPDFRDADPFRMPHAKDTDPAHPRSYRACRAEENDSYATEMKELQLVLSEANESLRGLQEQLSQERQLRKDEVDNFSQKICQLKEDHQKALLRREFELQSLNLQRRLEQKFWSQEKNLLVQESQQFRQSFLLLFMKLKWFLKRWRQGKVVHNEGEDFLEVNSMKELYLLLEEEELAPQQQADNKMCAGDTWTPNTPNECIKTLADMKVTLKELCTELREERRGASELQQQFTKAKAAWEMERAELKCHIAQLESKAGKGIAERALPDWKVALKREREEHQHLLAESYSAVMDLTKQLQISEKNWNQEKVELLARFKEEQQQAEQQVKDLQNKLNQLQKGSNPWALKHSEMEKHGSNWKEALNEKITDKETISEAEAKGTNLKRTKSVSSMSEFESLLDCSPYLPGKTVPGLGDHARGKKASSTTQMLPNGIRDSASLPPSKCTYVNIEQPAPDGLAKEKLGISSWDYSRASSLSGHDPAQKQIQRSYTAPDKTGIRIYYSPPVVRRLEAPLVHNKEGKIMIEPGFLFTMAKPKEPEQSASAEGTYSQWLCNFSKQQQELLDSGAGESAVPPVPRFPPSLHDLEISGNMSDDMKEITNCVRQAIRSSSLERKVKSTSSQTVGLAHVGTQTIQTVSVGLQTDLPRAAGVHGKSWSPRSSSLVSVRSKQISSSLDKVHSRIERPCCSPKYGSPKLQRRSSSKLDASKDRSLWNLHQSKQNGSAWARSTTTRDSPVLSNINDGLSSLFSVVEHTGSTESIWKPGCPESSRAKPEAPKYGLVQEFFRNVCGRAQSPTAPQEKKEATGEESKRSEHLSPATHHPAENISRVLNKKVLKQGSCEDPKPSSPGQGSKDAALRDPDLISAMASEDTACDCSSQSLTSCFARPSRSAVRHSPSKCKLHPADTPRAEEKPGPSTCNVKPSAF
- the MTCL2 gene encoding microtubule cross-linking factor 2 isoform X2 → MEAAPAEPGPPAPPPLPERKKKPQRAPSPARPKEVPGWSLAKGRRGGGGGHPGAAPRLAASAHPHPRRPGGGKDGRPDKRGPAGARAGGKGPAGRGAARPKGRRYGAETAAPAARRTGSGPRSVPGPAPGSGLTDSSSEVSDCSASEEAKLLSLELGLSGSDGESPGSAPPPPPSAGEASPLPEEPSAASVASSRLQLSTSLAFSDLTEELLDAGTDGLLRELEDLRSENDYLKDEIEELRAEMLEMRDVYMEEDVYQLQELRQQLDQASKTCRILQYRLRKAERRSLRVAQTGQVDGELIHSLEQDVKVAKDVSVRLHNELEVVEKKRIRLEEENEDLRQRLIETELAKQVVQNEMDKLRENSLKKRGSRSLGKTEKKPSVQEDSADLKCQLHFAKEESALMCKKLTKLAKENDGMKEELLKYRSLYGDLDSSLSVEELADSPHSREAELKVHLKLVEEEANILSRRIVELEVENRGLRAEMDDMKGQGDRELPGQDTRFLVGVSSCGDAGDTVAELRRHLQFVEEEAELLRRSLLELEDQNKLLLNELTKYKSDHELDVTLSEDSCSVVSEPSQEELATAKVQISELSGKVKKLQYENRVLLSNLQRCDLASCQTTRPMLETDAEAGDSAQCVPTAGWRDGVGGSEADGQDRGLGGGKVPDGPTKLLKPKDLETLLGIRDQATLVSKAIDVLISDANGFTSGLKACLDNECAGVLLGEALGSSGDSPSDAKLMNVLLMRLGVLQQDLGCFVRKVDHLTSGFKEHTDSFPFSSPSSHDVTKEGLQKEHASDFQPDFRDADPFRMPHAKDTDPAHPRSYRACRAEENDSYATEMKELQLVLSEANESLRGLQEQLSQERQLRKDEVDNFSQKICQLKEDHQKALLRREFELQSLNLQRRLEQKFWSQEKNLLVQESQQFRQSFLLLFMKLKWFLKRWRQGKVVHNEGEDFLEVNSMKELYLLLEEEELAPQQQADNKMCAGDTWTPNTPNECIKTLADMKVTLKELCTELREERRGASELQQQFTKAKAAWEMERAELKCHIAQLESKAGKGIAERALPDWKVALKREREEHQHLLAESYSAVMDLTKQLQISEKNWNQEKVELLARFKEEQQQAEQQVKDLQNKLNQLQKGSNPWALKHSEMEKHGSNWKEALNEKITDKETISEAEAKGTNLKRTKSVSSMSEFESLLDCSPYLPGKTVPGLGDHARGKKASSTTQMLPNGIRDSASLPPSKCTYVNIEQPAPDGLAKEKLGISSWDYSRASSLSGHDPAQKQIQRSYTAPDKTGIRIYYSPPVVRRLEAPLVHNKEGKIMIEPGFLFTMAKPKEPEQSASAEGTYSQWLCNFSKQQQELLDSGAGESAVPPVPRFPPSLHDLEISGNMSDDMKEITNCVRQAIRSSSLERKVKSTSSQTVGLAHVGTQTIQTVSVGLQTDLPRAAGVHGKSWSPRSSSLVSVRSKQISSSLDKVHSRIERPCCSPKYGSPKLQRRSSSKLDASKDRSLWNLHQSKQNGSAWARSTTTRDSPVLSNINDGLSSLFSVVEHTGSTESIWKPGCPESSRAKPEAPKYGLVQEFFRNVCGRAQSPTAPQEKKEATGEESKRSEHLSPATHHPAENISRVLNKKVLKQGSCEDPKPSSPGQGSKDAALRDPDLISAMASEDTACDCSSQSLTSCFARPSRSAVRHSPSKCKLHPADTPRAEEKPGPSTCNVKPSAF